In a genomic window of Lacrimispora sp. BS-2:
- a CDS encoding cell wall-binding protein has translation MRKQTKLVAVLSTAALLALGASMSSFAATGWQEENGTWVYYDKSGDTVTEKWEKSGDNWFYLNEDGEMATDVVVEYNDNYYYVDENGAMAANKWVSVENEDYGDDDDQPTNHWYYFGANGKAFKASTNSSNASFKIINGKKYAFDDEGKMLYGWIGTDGERKTGDDAWQQGVYYCGDENDGAQAVGWAHLEIIDDAYAYDQTSEGASSYNVFDDENQTRWFYFKTNGKKTTKEKGTTINGKKYSFDADGRMNAEWVIFEASPTKATATSATAGKDGGQGATGYTESWRYYGSPEDGARVTKGWFKVVPDSYLNTGDYEDDEDAWYYSDKDGKLVASKIQTINGKKYLFDHKGIMKSGLKFIKVEGKTVIDIASDDKEDRYDTGSDFKDNAKAWIEKDYAAYYFGSGDDGAMKTGKQTVGIDGENFTFLFNKSGGSQGAGKTAIDSNKFYLAGMLLTADKDDKYAVVKKETSDSGKVSYKVMTSDEFIKEDVVKNKVTTVNNKEYDAYYPVEDTNSEYKLINTAGTIQKNKDKAKDGLDYCFKLKGDKIEAVYLEK, from the coding sequence GCAGCACTGCTGGCATTAGGCGCTTCCATGTCCTCTTTCGCAGCAACTGGCTGGCAGGAAGAAAATGGTACATGGGTGTACTATGATAAGAGCGGCGACACAGTAACAGAGAAATGGGAAAAGTCCGGTGATAACTGGTTCTATCTTAATGAAGATGGTGAGATGGCTACCGATGTTGTTGTTGAATACAACGACAACTACTATTATGTAGATGAGAACGGTGCTATGGCAGCCAATAAGTGGGTTTCTGTAGAAAATGAAGATTATGGCGATGATGATGATCAGCCAACAAATCATTGGTATTATTTTGGTGCTAACGGTAAGGCTTTTAAGGCTTCCACTAATAGCAGCAATGCAAGCTTCAAGATCATTAATGGCAAGAAGTATGCTTTTGATGATGAAGGTAAGATGCTTTATGGTTGGATCGGCACAGATGGTGAGAGAAAAACCGGCGATGATGCTTGGCAGCAGGGTGTTTACTACTGTGGCGATGAAAATGATGGCGCTCAGGCTGTAGGTTGGGCTCATCTTGAAATCATAGATGACGCTTATGCTTATGATCAAACAAGTGAAGGCGCATCCAGCTATAATGTATTTGATGATGAAAATCAGACACGTTGGTTCTACTTTAAGACTAATGGAAAGAAGACAACCAAGGAAAAAGGCACAACCATCAATGGCAAGAAGTATAGCTTTGATGCTGATGGACGTATGAATGCTGAATGGGTTATCTTTGAAGCAAGCCCAACAAAGGCAACAGCAACTAGTGCAACAGCTGGAAAAGATGGTGGTCAGGGTGCAACTGGTTATACCGAAAGCTGGAGATACTATGGCTCCCCAGAAGATGGAGCAAGAGTTACTAAGGGTTGGTTTAAAGTTGTTCCGGATTCATACTTAAATACTGGCGATTATGAAGATGATGAAGATGCATGGTACTATTCCGATAAAGACGGAAAGTTAGTTGCTTCTAAGATTCAGACTATCAATGGTAAGAAGTATCTGTTTGATCACAAAGGAATCATGAAATCCGGTCTTAAGTTCATTAAGGTAGAGGGCAAGACCGTTATTGATATTGCTTCTGATGATAAGGAAGACAGATATGATACTGGCAGCGATTTCAAGGACAATGCAAAAGCATGGATTGAGAAAGACTATGCAGCATACTACTTTGGTTCTGGTGATGATGGTGCTATGAAGACTGGCAAGCAGACTGTAGGCATCGATGGAGAGAACTTTACTTTCCTCTTCAACAAATCCGGTGGTTCTCAGGGCGCTGGTAAGACAGCTATCGATAGCAACAAGTTTTATCTTGCAGGTATGCTTTTAACAGCTGATAAAGATGATAAATATGCAGTTGTTAAGAAGGAAACAAGTGATAGTGGTAAAGTATCATACAAAGTTATGACTTCTGATGAGTTCATTAAGGAAGATGTTGTTAAAAATAAAGTGACAACTGTTAATAATAAAGAGTATGATGCATACTATCCAGTTGAGGATACTAATTCTGAGTATAAGCTGATTAATACTGCTGGTACTATTCAGAAAAACAAGGATAAGGCAAAAGATGGTCTTGATTATTGCTTTAAGTTAAAGGGAGATAAGATCGAAGCAGTTTATTTAGAGAAATAA
- a CDS encoding O-antigen ligase family protein, which translates to MSVKKEKDAKIIGTKKDFLSTVLGIYVFLIMVALPLVIRNKYFDILVTKYYFYCICTISMLILVLVFVFIDRVRVFSLFKSSQSDKLLKGSDYAALAFLLISIISTVNSDYVYESFWGNEGRLTGLFLISLYVISYFCVSRLWRFKSWYFNWFLVAGILVCIFGITDYFQMDILHFKVLMLESQRSIFTSTLGNINTYTAYVGIIMAVSMVLFTTSKKTIQIIWYYISMVISFFAIIMGVSDNAYLSLAALFGLLPLYLFKYKSGIKRYLVVLATFFTVIQCIDWINIYWKDMVLGIDSTFNMLVAFRGLHYLVIGLWIITAFWYYIDIKYKTVEIDYGNVFRYVWLGVIAFIVLVFLYMLYDSNIAENYERYGKLSSYLLFNDEWGTHRGYIWRNAMECFSKFSLWKKLIGYGPETFGILLLRKTANNQYLEIFDNAHNEYLHCLITVGIVGLTSYVALFLACIRNCFRSGKNNPYIIAAAFGIICYSTQAFVNLNLPITAPIVWLLLGIGSAKSIEE; encoded by the coding sequence ATGTCTGTAAAAAAGGAAAAAGATGCAAAAATCATAGGCACAAAGAAAGATTTTTTATCAACAGTATTGGGAATCTATGTATTTCTAATAATGGTAGCATTGCCTCTGGTAATTAGGAACAAATATTTTGATATATTGGTTACAAAATATTACTTTTACTGTATATGTACGATTTCCATGTTGATATTGGTGCTGGTTTTTGTCTTTATTGATAGGGTTAGAGTGTTCTCACTTTTTAAGTCATCACAATCTGATAAACTTTTAAAGGGTAGTGATTACGCAGCTTTAGCGTTTTTGCTTATTTCCATTATATCAACAGTTAACTCAGACTATGTATATGAATCTTTTTGGGGTAACGAAGGAAGATTGACAGGACTATTCTTAATTAGCTTATATGTGATCTCATACTTTTGTGTCAGCAGGCTTTGGAGATTTAAATCATGGTATTTTAATTGGTTTCTTGTTGCGGGCATACTTGTGTGTATATTTGGCATAACTGATTATTTTCAGATGGATATATTGCATTTCAAAGTTCTTATGTTAGAATCTCAGAGATCAATTTTCACTTCCACGCTGGGGAATATCAATACGTATACTGCTTACGTGGGTATCATTATGGCTGTATCAATGGTCTTATTTACAACGAGTAAGAAAACCATACAGATAATCTGGTATTATATTAGTATGGTGATTAGCTTTTTTGCTATTATTATGGGCGTAAGCGATAATGCATATCTTTCATTGGCTGCTTTATTTGGCTTACTTCCCTTGTATTTATTCAAATATAAAAGTGGAATTAAAAGATATTTAGTTGTTTTAGCCACATTTTTTACAGTAATTCAATGCATTGATTGGATCAATATTTATTGGAAAGATATGGTTTTGGGAATTGACAGTACCTTTAATATGTTAGTGGCGTTTAGAGGACTACATTATCTGGTTATAGGGCTTTGGATAATTACTGCTTTTTGGTATTACATCGATATTAAGTACAAAACAGTGGAGATAGATTACGGAAATGTATTTCGATATGTATGGCTAGGAGTTATTGCATTTATTGTACTTGTTTTTTTGTATATGTTATATGATAGTAATATTGCGGAGAATTATGAAAGATATGGAAAGCTTTCTTCTTATCTTCTTTTTAATGATGAGTGGGGAACTCATAGAGGATATATCTGGAGAAATGCTATGGAATGCTTTTCTAAATTTTCGTTATGGAAGAAATTAATTGGATATGGTCCTGAGACATTCGGTATACTATTACTGAGAAAAACTGCAAACAACCAGTATCTGGAGATTTTTGATAATGCGCACAATGAATATTTACATTGTCTGATTACAGTGGGAATTGTCGGCTTAACATCATATGTAGCGTTGTTTCTGGCTTGTATAAGAAATTGTTTTAGAAGCGGAAAAAATAATCCTTATATTATAGCAGCTGCCTTTGGTATTATTTGTTATAGTACACAGGCTTTTGTAAATCTTAACCTCCCTATAACTGCACCCATTGTGTGGCTTTTATTAGGGATAGGATCCGCGAAATCAATTGAAGAGTAG
- a CDS encoding ABC transporter permease yields the protein MNSLVNRIINCYRYKDLIIQLVQKDVKLKYRRSFLGYIWSILNPLLIMLVMIIVFGNMFGFATPNYPVYLLIGQTCFNFLSESTNQSMFSIIGNSALLKKTYVPKYVFTISKISSSMVNMIFAMGALVIVSIICKVPLSWYVLFVPVVVLQLYIFCMGLGLFLAQATVYFRDVQHIYSAFLTAWMYLTPIFYSASTLPEPLFKIIKYLNPMYGYITQFRIVVLEARMPDAQLVIQGTGVALIMLLFGAWCFYKTQDNFILYI from the coding sequence ATGAATTCGTTAGTAAATCGAATTATAAATTGTTATCGGTATAAAGATTTAATTATCCAGCTTGTTCAAAAGGATGTGAAGTTAAAATACAGGAGAAGCTTTCTTGGTTATATTTGGAGTATTTTAAATCCACTACTAATTATGTTGGTCATGATAATTGTTTTTGGTAATATGTTTGGATTCGCAACGCCTAATTATCCTGTATATTTATTAATTGGCCAGACCTGTTTTAATTTTCTGTCGGAATCCACAAACCAATCCATGTTTTCAATTATTGGGAATTCAGCCTTATTAAAAAAAACATACGTACCTAAGTACGTTTTTACAATTTCAAAAATCAGCAGTTCCATGGTAAATATGATATTTGCCATGGGGGCATTGGTGATTGTTAGTATAATTTGCAAGGTACCATTAAGCTGGTATGTACTCTTTGTTCCTGTTGTTGTGTTGCAATTGTATATTTTCTGTATGGGTTTAGGGCTGTTTTTAGCCCAGGCTACTGTCTATTTTAGGGATGTTCAACATATTTACAGTGCCTTTTTGACTGCTTGGATGTATTTGACTCCAATATTTTACTCGGCGAGTACTCTCCCGGAACCTTTGTTTAAAATTATTAAATATCTTAATCCCATGTATGGCTATATTACTCAGTTCAGAATAGTTGTATTAGAAGCGCGTATGCCTGATGCTCAGTTGGTTATCCAAGGGACAGGAGTGGCACTAATCATGCTGTTATTTGGGGCATGGTGTTTTTATAAGACACAAGATAATTTTATATTATATATTTAA
- a CDS encoding ABC transporter ATP-binding protein, producing the protein MGNNEYAVQATDVVVRFNMASERIDNLKEYFVKLIQHKLMFQEFLAIKDVTFDVKKGEAWGLIGTNGSGKSTLLKLICGIMKPYKGNVTVNGTIAPLIELGAGFDGELTARENIFLNGAVLGHSRKYMQEHFDQIVEFAELRDFLDMPIKNYSSGMAARLGFSIATVVKPDILIVDEVLSVGDWAFQQKCQIRMKEMLNAGVTLLYVSHDIESVKRLCTHALWLDKGVKRMGGEVNAVCDAYMEALE; encoded by the coding sequence ATGGGCAATAATGAATATGCAGTTCAGGCTACGGATGTGGTGGTTCGTTTTAATATGGCATCTGAGCGCATAGATAATCTGAAAGAATATTTTGTAAAGCTGATACAGCATAAACTGATGTTTCAGGAATTTTTAGCAATAAAAGATGTGACTTTTGATGTTAAAAAGGGTGAGGCATGGGGATTAATAGGGACCAATGGATCCGGGAAGTCTACATTACTTAAACTGATTTGTGGAATTATGAAGCCTTACAAGGGAAATGTCACTGTTAACGGAACAATTGCACCTTTAATTGAACTTGGAGCAGGATTTGATGGCGAGCTTACGGCAAGAGAAAATATTTTTTTGAACGGAGCAGTATTGGGGCATTCAAGAAAATACATGCAAGAGCATTTTGACCAGATTGTGGAGTTTGCAGAATTACGGGATTTCCTGGATATGCCAATTAAGAACTATTCTTCTGGTATGGCAGCACGATTGGGATTTTCTATTGCTACAGTAGTAAAACCGGATATTTTAATTGTTGATGAGGTTCTGTCCGTGGGGGATTGGGCTTTTCAGCAAAAGTGTCAGATAAGAATGAAAGAGATGCTGAATGCCGGTGTAACGCTTTTATATGTATCCCATGATATAGAATCTGTAAAGCGGCTTTGTACGCATGCACTTTGGCTTGATAAGGGAGTTAAGCGCATGGGTGGAGAGGTCAATGCTGTATGCGATGCATATATGGAGGCACTGGAGTAA
- a CDS encoding DUF4422 domain-containing protein yields the protein MKNIKIYITHTPNKENQLIQLPMIQNIIAGADYQTEPVPEGMILDNTGDHISLLNKSYCELTTQYWAWKNQESDYYGFCHYRRLFSFNEEELKEDGWGTIPLNYLNHENLKKLKFDEKNIRSVVEAYDFIIAKGINVKLLKARTVADHYKKAEELNYKDFETMMDIIREKYPFLYDSAKAYVQGDTFYPCNMFVMKKDLFHQYSEVLFGILGEFERKWDISGYSIQAMRTIGHLGERIAGIYYTYIQSLKTYKTKELQIALFKNTQRRIAVMNDKEDSVIPVVVAANDFYVPYMSVCIQSIIESTKKQFCKIFVFHTDISAENQKLLCLQVKKSSNIVLNFIQIGEYVDNYRLQSKDHITVETFYRFLILDIMKEYEKVIYLDCDLIVCRDLSELYETDLENNYIGAVYDVDFAGQLNSPWLRIKEYERKTLHLKDPYKYFQAGVLLMNISKMRKAITAEQLLEMATTGIYKYSDQDILNIVCENRITYLNMSWNVITDCNGRRISEVASRAPANLFEQYMESRKSPSIIHYAGIQKPWKRASEDYGWIFWETARRTPYYEQILERLCAGHDSQKKISNAGNGGLVKRVGYCLFPVGTKRRELIKKIYFSIVD from the coding sequence ATGAAAAATATTAAAATATATATTACACATACTCCTAATAAAGAGAACCAACTAATACAGCTCCCCATGATTCAGAATATAATAGCCGGCGCAGATTATCAGACTGAGCCGGTTCCGGAGGGCATGATTCTTGATAATACTGGAGACCATATTTCTTTACTAAATAAAAGTTATTGCGAATTAACTACTCAATATTGGGCATGGAAAAATCAAGAATCTGATTATTATGGTTTTTGCCATTACCGCCGGCTTTTTTCTTTTAATGAAGAAGAACTGAAAGAAGATGGTTGGGGAACTATACCTTTGAACTATTTAAATCATGAAAATCTTAAAAAATTAAAGTTTGATGAGAAAAATATTCGAAGTGTAGTTGAAGCGTATGACTTTATCATAGCGAAAGGAATCAATGTTAAGTTATTAAAAGCACGAACGGTAGCAGATCACTATAAAAAAGCTGAAGAGTTGAATTATAAAGATTTTGAGACGATGATGGATATTATAAGAGAGAAGTATCCGTTTTTGTATGACAGCGCAAAAGCATATGTGCAAGGTGATACGTTTTATCCATGCAATATGTTTGTTATGAAAAAAGATTTATTTCACCAATATTCGGAGGTCTTATTTGGTATATTGGGGGAATTTGAAAGAAAGTGGGATATTTCTGGCTATTCAATCCAGGCAATGCGGACTATCGGACATTTGGGAGAACGGATTGCTGGAATTTATTACACTTATATTCAATCACTAAAAACATATAAAACAAAAGAATTACAAATTGCTTTATTTAAGAATACTCAAAGACGCATTGCTGTGATGAATGATAAGGAGGACTCGGTAATCCCTGTTGTTGTAGCAGCAAATGATTTTTATGTTCCATATATGAGTGTATGTATTCAGTCTATCATTGAGTCAACAAAGAAGCAATTTTGTAAAATATTTGTGTTTCACACAGATATCAGTGCTGAGAATCAAAAACTGCTTTGTCTTCAGGTAAAAAAGAGTTCTAATATAGTGTTGAATTTTATTCAAATTGGAGAATACGTTGATAATTACAGGCTGCAATCCAAAGACCACATAACAGTTGAAACTTTTTACCGCTTCCTGATATTGGATATTATGAAGGAATATGAAAAAGTGATTTATTTGGATTGTGATTTAATTGTATGCCGGGATTTATCTGAATTGTATGAGACAGACTTGGAAAACAATTATATTGGTGCTGTCTATGATGTGGACTTTGCAGGGCAGCTTAATAGTCCATGGCTGCGTATAAAAGAGTATGAGCGTAAAACCTTGCATCTGAAAGATCCTTATAAATATTTTCAGGCTGGTGTCCTTTTAATGAATATCAGTAAGATGAGAAAGGCGATTACAGCGGAACAATTGCTGGAAATGGCAACTACTGGGATTTACAAGTATTCAGACCAGGATATATTAAATATTGTATGCGAAAACCGAATCACCTATTTGAATATGTCATGGAATGTGATTACGGATTGCAATGGCAGAAGAATTTCAGAGGTAGCCAGCAGAGCACCGGCTAATCTGTTTGAACAGTATATGGAGTCACGAAAATCTCCGTCGATTATTCACTATGCAGGAATACAAAAACCATGGAAGAGAGCTTCTGAAGATTATGGATGGATATTTTGGGAGACAGCCAGGCGGACTCCGTATTATGAACAGATTTTGGAGCGTCTATGTGCAGGCCATGATTCTCAAAAGAAGATATCCAATGCAGGAAATGGCGGTTTAGTCAAGCGTGTGGGATATTGTTTGTTTCCAGTAGGGACAAAACGGCGGGAACTAATTAAAAAAATATATTTTTCAATTGTAGATTAA
- a CDS encoding sugar transferase, which produces MKVNQKYKRLIKLFFTFGITSLLIILYGWTWIGHYNKIIEFPFFRRGNWMMIFLYGVLLVLFMTTYGGFKVGYLKKGNLIYSQVLAVVFTNVFTYLQIAVLDKHFLSPWKLICMTLLDFLVIITWTLIYQWIYGKMFPPRKMLLISGKRSDYHLVEKINSREDKYVICQIMNIEQGLSALQQEIFNYDGVIIGDISSHERNLLLKHCFANSIRTYNVPKISDILLKSSVELNLFDSPLYLSRNEGMTIEQQFFKRVVDIVGSLAGIVVSSPLFIVIGLSIKLTDRGPIFFKQTRLTKDDQVFEIYKFRTMIQNAEKDDGPRLAAEGDSRILPVGHLLRRTRLDELPQLFNILKGEMSFVGPRPERPELAEEIIREIPEFSYRTKVKAGLTGYAQIYGKYNTTSYDKLKLDLTYIRNYSFLLDLKLIFMTPKIMFMKESAEGILPDAENQRK; this is translated from the coding sequence ATGAAAGTGAATCAAAAATATAAGCGGCTAATTAAACTTTTTTTTACGTTTGGGATTACTTCTTTACTTATTATTTTATATGGCTGGACATGGATTGGACATTATAACAAAATCATCGAATTTCCTTTTTTTAGAAGAGGAAACTGGATGATGATTTTTCTGTATGGAGTCCTGCTTGTTCTTTTTATGACTACATACGGAGGCTTTAAAGTCGGCTATTTGAAAAAGGGAAATCTTATTTATTCCCAGGTTTTGGCAGTAGTATTTACTAATGTTTTTACTTATTTGCAGATTGCGGTACTGGACAAACACTTTCTTAGTCCATGGAAACTTATCTGCATGACCTTGTTGGATTTCCTGGTGATTATAACCTGGACGTTGATATACCAATGGATTTATGGAAAGATGTTTCCTCCCAGAAAGATGCTTTTGATTTCAGGAAAAAGGTCTGATTATCATTTAGTTGAAAAGATAAATTCAAGAGAGGATAAGTATGTAATATGTCAGATTATGAATATAGAACAGGGCCTTTCTGCTTTGCAACAAGAGATTTTTAATTATGACGGTGTCATAATAGGAGATATATCGTCTCATGAACGAAATCTTCTGCTAAAACATTGTTTCGCAAATTCTATTCGTACATATAATGTGCCTAAAATATCAGATATTTTGTTAAAAAGTTCAGTGGAGTTAAACCTTTTTGATTCCCCTCTGTATTTGTCTAGAAATGAAGGTATGACAATCGAACAGCAATTTTTTAAGCGAGTGGTTGATATTGTAGGATCTTTGGCAGGCATTGTGGTATCAAGCCCTCTTTTTATTGTAATAGGACTTAGCATTAAGCTTACAGACCGGGGACCCATATTTTTTAAGCAGACCAGATTAACAAAAGATGATCAGGTTTTTGAAATTTATAAATTTCGGACAATGATACAGAATGCGGAAAAAGATGATGGCCCACGCCTGGCAGCTGAGGGAGATTCAAGAATATTACCGGTGGGGCATTTGCTTCGCAGGACGAGGCTGGATGAGCTGCCCCAGTTATTTAATATTTTAAAGGGTGAGATGTCATTTGTTGGTCCGCGCCCTGAGAGACCGGAGTTGGCAGAAGAGATTATCAGAGAGATTCCGGAATTTTCATATCGTACCAAGGTAAAGGCCGGTTTAACCGGATATGCTCAGATTTATGGAAAATACAACACTACATCTTATGACAAGCTGAAGCTGGATTTAACATATATACGGAATTATTCTTTTCTTCTCGATTTGAAATTAATATTTATGACCCCCAAGATTATGTTTATGAAAGAATCTGCCGAGGGTATTTTACCAGACGCAGAAAATCAAAGGAAGTAA
- a CDS encoding glycosyltransferase family A protein, translating into MKILTVIVPTYNVEKYLDQCLKSFVIPDIMEELEVLIVNDGSTDTSPQIGERYANDYPGTFRMISKENGGHGSTINTGIENAEGRYFKVVDGDDWVIAEGLKNLICFLKTVEADMVLSNYYWVDDLTRKVSKEVPKVCPEDLYGKIVSFNSVSNQIFFKMHAITFRTEILKKIPDKIDEHCYYVDMEYITFPIPFIKTVGAVPDFVYMYRIGQPTQSVSMENMRKRCMQHERVVNRLLEYYEKHMDVSNEAKNCMEKIIARSVTSQYKIYMSFKENNLDKIIFYEKELKKKYFNIFQKITNPAVLVLRWSNYKLYYLISLVVRHSIK; encoded by the coding sequence ATGAAAATTTTAACAGTTATTGTTCCCACTTATAATGTAGAGAAATACCTGGATCAATGCTTAAAATCTTTTGTGATACCGGATATCATGGAAGAATTGGAAGTGTTGATTGTAAATGACGGGTCAACAGATACCAGTCCTCAGATTGGGGAAAGATATGCAAACGATTATCCTGGAACCTTTCGCATGATATCTAAGGAAAACGGAGGACACGGTTCAACAATCAATACTGGAATTGAAAATGCTGAAGGAAGATATTTTAAGGTAGTGGATGGTGATGACTGGGTTATTGCGGAAGGACTTAAAAACCTGATATGTTTTCTGAAGACTGTGGAGGCTGATATGGTCCTCAGCAATTATTATTGGGTAGATGATTTGACTAGAAAGGTGAGCAAAGAGGTCCCTAAGGTATGTCCAGAGGATTTGTACGGAAAAATTGTTTCGTTTAACAGTGTTTCAAATCAGATATTTTTTAAGATGCATGCTATTACATTCCGGACAGAAATTCTTAAAAAGATTCCTGATAAAATAGATGAACATTGTTATTATGTTGATATGGAATATATAACATTTCCTATTCCTTTTATCAAAACTGTCGGAGCTGTACCTGACTTTGTTTATATGTACCGTATTGGACAGCCGACTCAGAGCGTTAGCATGGAAAATATGAGAAAGCGCTGTATGCAGCATGAGAGAGTTGTAAACCGTTTGTTAGAATATTATGAAAAACATATGGATGTATCTAATGAAGCGAAGAATTGTATGGAAAAAATAATTGCTAGAAGTGTAACAAGTCAGTATAAGATTTACATGAGCTTTAAAGAAAATAACCTAGATAAGATTATTTTTTATGAGAAAGAATTGAAAAAGAAATATTTTAACATATTTCAGAAAATAACAAATCCGGCAGTATTAGTATTGAGATGGTCAAATTATAAATTATATTATTTGATCTCGCTGGTAGTTCGCCATTCCATTAAGTAA